The following are encoded together in the Glycine soja cultivar W05 chromosome 5, ASM419377v2, whole genome shotgun sequence genome:
- the LOC114413315 gene encoding dual specificity protein phosphatase PHS1-like isoform X2: MAKEQNQGKGQERELELESDESQAEIEAPLPLTVTSRVLYMLGDITAGPAFRFTQWLQLVRKRTAKYRSSGFPHRTSTTMPSSSCIRESLENSKLDLHPDQTEISLWERLGKAAMLDIESGSFSWDMLSSLHHTEHSSSNEHSEDEMNKALEVTVNSGGVVFFAFFNISGNADACPKEAAAVIKIASSRMATQSERLGYEFAKWMGVQTPQGRVIHNTCLEWQQIKEAAEKAREAANSEGDEIGEVTCFELLEALELSRCLFFMSYVHGSPLLENSSAFESRESAERTSEALGRVLMLDLVIRNEDRLPCHELKWRGNPANLLLAGKNICANTDALESAFDSAVNRYRPKVIRAFQKERRSTSVDCRLNSHNPGLISQSYDLSDITESPRSADMSFQTSGESLSPDFNIVAIDSGVPWRPPAGKRANDQVNYPKLVELLVNSSEFASNLLYDITGGKLGCPPPEDMEKTYVHTSDTMFVVHAFRNGFRAALRDLQGFHIFLLTLHQRLDTLLRSFMNIISKISLGEFDKEDSVVPDSLSLTAGGSCSSPTCKERLANDNHQDFIDSESQRTASRASSSGNRDCSDSTPMSRETWHGKFYKGNGEPLRSLRLTAKLRDFHKFAKVDAESSKELEQWNEMLKSDAIKLCQENNFNPGFFEGSDNNCVVDAYELKVRLEHILERIALISDAASTEKPSAVTSSLFIGGALAARSVYTLQYLGITNILCLCTNEIGQSETQYPDLFEYKNFSVCDSDDYNISSIFEEACDLIDFVEQTGQKVLVHCFEGRSRSVTLVLAYLMLRKKYTLSQAWQALKRVHRRAQPNDGFAKILLELDQKLHGKVSMEWHQRKPVMKVCPICGNNAGLSSSSLKLHLQKSHRKLSSGSVDSAMTMEIQKALTALKISRGGSVSPTQRSSHPLIDQ; encoded by the exons ATGGCAAAAGAGCAAAACCAG GGCAAAGGCCAAGAGAGGGAATTGGAACTCGAAAGTGACGAGTCTCAGGCTGAGATTGAAGCCCCATTGCCTCTCACTGTGACTTCTCGG GTTTTGTATATGTTGGGAGATATCACTGCAGGGCCTGCGTTTAGGTTCACGCAATGGCTCCAATTGGTTCGTAAACGCACCGCAAAGTATCGTTCTTCTGGCTTCCCTCACCGCACTTCCACCACCATGCCTTCTAGCTCTTG CATCAGAGAATCGTTGGAGAATTCAAAATTGGACCTGCATCCTGATCAGACAGAAATTAGCTTGTGGGAGAGGCTTGGGAAGGCTGCAATGTTGGACATTGAATCTGGCTCCTTTTCCTGGGACATGCTCTCTTCACTGCACCACACTGAACACAGCAGTAGCAATGAACATTCCGAGGATGAGATGAACAAAGCTCTCGAG GTAACTGTAAATTCTGGAGGAGTTGTCTTCTTTGCCTTTTTCAATATCTCTGGAAATGCTGATGCTTGCCCAAAAGAAGCAGCAGCTGTTATAAAGATAGCATCATCAAGAATGGCAACACAGTCTGAACGCCTTGGCTATGAATTTGCCAAGTGGATGGGAGTCCAAACTCCACAG GGTAGAGTCATTCACAATACCTGTTTAGAATGGCAACAAATAAAGGAGGCTGCAGAAAAAGCTAGAGAAGCAGCAAATTCTGAGGGTGATGAAATTGGTGAAGTGACATGTTTTGAACTTTTGGAAGCACTTGAGCTTAGCCGATGTCTATTTTTTATGAG TTATGTACATGGTTCACCCTTGCTTGAAAATTCCAGTGCATTTGAGTCAAGGGAATCTGCAGAAAGAACATCAGAAGCTCTTGGCAGGGTACTGATGTTGGACCTTGTCATCAGAAACGAAGATAGACTTCCTTGCCATGAGCTTAAATGGCGAGGAAATCCTGCAAATTTGTTGTTGGCTGGAAAGAATATCTGTGCAAATACAGATGCACTAGAATCAGCTTTTGATTCTGCAGTTAACCGATATAGACCAAAGGTGATCAGGGCATTTCAGAAAGAAAGAAGGTCAACTTCAGTAGATTGCAGACTCAATTCTCATAATCCCGGCTTGATATCACAATCTTATGATCTCTCAGACATCACAGAATCACCAAGATCTGCTGACATGAGCTTTCAAACATCAGGAGAATCACTGTCTCCCGACTTTAACATTGTAGCTATTGATTCTGGTGTTCCTTGGCGACCTCCTGCTGGAAAACGTGCAAATGATCAGGTTAATTATCCTAAGTTGGTTGAGTTGCTGGTCAATAGTTCTGAATTTGCCTCTAACCTGTTATATGATATAACTGGGGGGAAATTAGGATGTCCCCCACCGGAAGACATGGAAAAAACTTATGTACATACAAGTGACACAATGTTTGTAGTTCACGCATTCCGTAATGGTTTCCGTGCTGCTCTTAGAGATCTGCAGGGATTCCATATATTCCTACTCACACTTCACCAAAGACTTGATACTTTGTTACGATCATTTATGAACATTATTAGCAAAATATCTTTGGGGGAATTTGACAAAGAAGATTCTGTGGTTCCTGACTCACTTTCACTGACTGCTGGCGGGAGTTGTTCCTCTCCAACATGTAAGGAAAGGCTTGCTAATGATAACCATCAAGATTTTATTGATTCAGAATCACAGAGAACTGCTTCAAGAGCTTCATCTTCAGGCAATAGAGATTGCAGTGACTCTACTCCTATGTCAAGAGAAACTTGGCATGGAAAGTTCTATAAAGGAAATGGGGAACCACTTCGTAGTCTCCGTTTGACTGCTAAGCTCCGTGACTTCCATAAATTTGCCAAG GTTGATGCTGAATCCAGTAAAGAATTGGAACAGTGGAATGAAATGCTTAAAAGCGATGCCATCAAACTATGCCAGGAGAACAATTTCAACCCAGGATTTTTTGAGGGTAGTGATAATAACTGTGTCGTTGATGCATATGAACTTAAG GTTAGACTTGAGCATATTCTCGAGAGAATTGCATTGATATCAGATGCTGCAAGTACTGAGAAACCTTCAGCAGTGACAAGTAGTCTGTTCATTGGTGGAGCACTGGCTGCAAGATCTGTATACACACTGCAATACTTGGGAATCACAAATATTTTGTGTTTGTGTACCAATGAAATTGGACAGTCAGAAACTCAGTATCCTGATCTATTTGAGTACAAGAATTTCTCT GTATGTGACAGTGATGATTATAACATCAGCAGCATATTTGAAGAAGCGTGTGATCTTATAGACTTTGTTGAACAAACAGGTCAAAAAGTTTTAGTTCATTGCTTTGAGGGGAGAAGCAGAAGTGTCACGTTGGTCCTCGCTTACTTAATGCTCAGGAA GAAGTATACTTTATCACAAGCATGGCAAGCTTTGAAACGAGTTCACCGTCGAGCACAACCCAATGATGGTTTTGCAAAGATCTTGTTAGAACTGGATCAGAAACTACATGGAAAGGTTTCGATGGAATGGCATCAGCGGAAACCAGTGATGAAAGTCTGCCCCATATGTGGGAATAATGCTGGACTAAGCAGCAGCTCACTCAAACTACATCTGCAGAAATCACATAGAAAGCTATCATCTGGGAGTGTAGATAGTGCCATGACTATGGAAATCCAGAAAGCATTAACAGCTTTGAAGATTAGCCGTGGTGGGAGTGTCAGCCCCACACAAAGATCATCTCATCCACTGATAGATCAATAG
- the LOC114413319 gene encoding acyl carrier protein 1, chloroplastic-like, translating to MASVSATSLRFQPFLKLSTRTTTQGCYKTSSLGAVSVGWNRRTFPSLRSSRLRICAVKAQPETVQKVCDIVRKQLALPAESELTPDTKFSALGADSLDTVEIVMGLEEEFGITVEEDGSQNISTVQEAADLIEKLIQDKSGAS from the exons ATGGCCTCTGTTTCAGCCACTTCTCTCAGGTTCCAACCCTTTCTCAAGTTGTCTACAAGGACTACTACCCAG GGGTGTTACAAAACTTCAAGTTTGGGGGCAGTTTCTGTGGGATGGAATAGGAGAACCTTTCCCTCTTTGAGATCCTCCCGTTTACGCATTTGTGCA GTCAAGGCACAACCGGAGACAGTGCAGAAGGTCTGCGATATTGTGAGGAAACAACTTGCTCTGCCTGCTGAATCTGAGCTTACCCCAGACACCAAATTTTCAGCACTTGGTGCTGATTCCCTTGACAcg GTGGAAATAGTGATGGGTTTAGAGGAAGAGTTTGGCATAACTGTTGAGGAGGATGGCTCTCAAAACATCTCAACCGTTCAAGAAGCAGCTGATTTAATAGAGAAACTGATTCAAGACAAAAGTGGAGCTAGTTAG
- the LOC114413315 gene encoding dual specificity protein phosphatase PHS1-like isoform X1 codes for MAKEQNQGKGQERELELESDESQAEIEAPLPLTVTSRVLYMLGDITAGPAFRFTQWLQLVRKRTAKYRSSGFPHRTSTTMPSSSCIRESLENSKLDLHPDQTEISLWERLGKAAMLDIESGSFSWDMLSSLHHTEHSSSNEHSEDEMNKALEVTVNSGGVVFFAFFNISGNADACPKEAAAVIKIASSRMATQSERLGYEFAKWMGVQTPQMQGRVIHNTCLEWQQIKEAAEKAREAANSEGDEIGEVTCFELLEALELSRCLFFMSYVHGSPLLENSSAFESRESAERTSEALGRVLMLDLVIRNEDRLPCHELKWRGNPANLLLAGKNICANTDALESAFDSAVNRYRPKVIRAFQKERRSTSVDCRLNSHNPGLISQSYDLSDITESPRSADMSFQTSGESLSPDFNIVAIDSGVPWRPPAGKRANDQVNYPKLVELLVNSSEFASNLLYDITGGKLGCPPPEDMEKTYVHTSDTMFVVHAFRNGFRAALRDLQGFHIFLLTLHQRLDTLLRSFMNIISKISLGEFDKEDSVVPDSLSLTAGGSCSSPTCKERLANDNHQDFIDSESQRTASRASSSGNRDCSDSTPMSRETWHGKFYKGNGEPLRSLRLTAKLRDFHKFAKVDAESSKELEQWNEMLKSDAIKLCQENNFNPGFFEGSDNNCVVDAYELKVRLEHILERIALISDAASTEKPSAVTSSLFIGGALAARSVYTLQYLGITNILCLCTNEIGQSETQYPDLFEYKNFSVCDSDDYNISSIFEEACDLIDFVEQTGQKVLVHCFEGRSRSVTLVLAYLMLRKKYTLSQAWQALKRVHRRAQPNDGFAKILLELDQKLHGKVSMEWHQRKPVMKVCPICGNNAGLSSSSLKLHLQKSHRKLSSGSVDSAMTMEIQKALTALKISRGGSVSPTQRSSHPLIDQ; via the exons ATGGCAAAAGAGCAAAACCAG GGCAAAGGCCAAGAGAGGGAATTGGAACTCGAAAGTGACGAGTCTCAGGCTGAGATTGAAGCCCCATTGCCTCTCACTGTGACTTCTCGG GTTTTGTATATGTTGGGAGATATCACTGCAGGGCCTGCGTTTAGGTTCACGCAATGGCTCCAATTGGTTCGTAAACGCACCGCAAAGTATCGTTCTTCTGGCTTCCCTCACCGCACTTCCACCACCATGCCTTCTAGCTCTTG CATCAGAGAATCGTTGGAGAATTCAAAATTGGACCTGCATCCTGATCAGACAGAAATTAGCTTGTGGGAGAGGCTTGGGAAGGCTGCAATGTTGGACATTGAATCTGGCTCCTTTTCCTGGGACATGCTCTCTTCACTGCACCACACTGAACACAGCAGTAGCAATGAACATTCCGAGGATGAGATGAACAAAGCTCTCGAG GTAACTGTAAATTCTGGAGGAGTTGTCTTCTTTGCCTTTTTCAATATCTCTGGAAATGCTGATGCTTGCCCAAAAGAAGCAGCAGCTGTTATAAAGATAGCATCATCAAGAATGGCAACACAGTCTGAACGCCTTGGCTATGAATTTGCCAAGTGGATGGGAGTCCAAACTCCACAG ATGCAGGGTAGAGTCATTCACAATACCTGTTTAGAATGGCAACAAATAAAGGAGGCTGCAGAAAAAGCTAGAGAAGCAGCAAATTCTGAGGGTGATGAAATTGGTGAAGTGACATGTTTTGAACTTTTGGAAGCACTTGAGCTTAGCCGATGTCTATTTTTTATGAG TTATGTACATGGTTCACCCTTGCTTGAAAATTCCAGTGCATTTGAGTCAAGGGAATCTGCAGAAAGAACATCAGAAGCTCTTGGCAGGGTACTGATGTTGGACCTTGTCATCAGAAACGAAGATAGACTTCCTTGCCATGAGCTTAAATGGCGAGGAAATCCTGCAAATTTGTTGTTGGCTGGAAAGAATATCTGTGCAAATACAGATGCACTAGAATCAGCTTTTGATTCTGCAGTTAACCGATATAGACCAAAGGTGATCAGGGCATTTCAGAAAGAAAGAAGGTCAACTTCAGTAGATTGCAGACTCAATTCTCATAATCCCGGCTTGATATCACAATCTTATGATCTCTCAGACATCACAGAATCACCAAGATCTGCTGACATGAGCTTTCAAACATCAGGAGAATCACTGTCTCCCGACTTTAACATTGTAGCTATTGATTCTGGTGTTCCTTGGCGACCTCCTGCTGGAAAACGTGCAAATGATCAGGTTAATTATCCTAAGTTGGTTGAGTTGCTGGTCAATAGTTCTGAATTTGCCTCTAACCTGTTATATGATATAACTGGGGGGAAATTAGGATGTCCCCCACCGGAAGACATGGAAAAAACTTATGTACATACAAGTGACACAATGTTTGTAGTTCACGCATTCCGTAATGGTTTCCGTGCTGCTCTTAGAGATCTGCAGGGATTCCATATATTCCTACTCACACTTCACCAAAGACTTGATACTTTGTTACGATCATTTATGAACATTATTAGCAAAATATCTTTGGGGGAATTTGACAAAGAAGATTCTGTGGTTCCTGACTCACTTTCACTGACTGCTGGCGGGAGTTGTTCCTCTCCAACATGTAAGGAAAGGCTTGCTAATGATAACCATCAAGATTTTATTGATTCAGAATCACAGAGAACTGCTTCAAGAGCTTCATCTTCAGGCAATAGAGATTGCAGTGACTCTACTCCTATGTCAAGAGAAACTTGGCATGGAAAGTTCTATAAAGGAAATGGGGAACCACTTCGTAGTCTCCGTTTGACTGCTAAGCTCCGTGACTTCCATAAATTTGCCAAG GTTGATGCTGAATCCAGTAAAGAATTGGAACAGTGGAATGAAATGCTTAAAAGCGATGCCATCAAACTATGCCAGGAGAACAATTTCAACCCAGGATTTTTTGAGGGTAGTGATAATAACTGTGTCGTTGATGCATATGAACTTAAG GTTAGACTTGAGCATATTCTCGAGAGAATTGCATTGATATCAGATGCTGCAAGTACTGAGAAACCTTCAGCAGTGACAAGTAGTCTGTTCATTGGTGGAGCACTGGCTGCAAGATCTGTATACACACTGCAATACTTGGGAATCACAAATATTTTGTGTTTGTGTACCAATGAAATTGGACAGTCAGAAACTCAGTATCCTGATCTATTTGAGTACAAGAATTTCTCT GTATGTGACAGTGATGATTATAACATCAGCAGCATATTTGAAGAAGCGTGTGATCTTATAGACTTTGTTGAACAAACAGGTCAAAAAGTTTTAGTTCATTGCTTTGAGGGGAGAAGCAGAAGTGTCACGTTGGTCCTCGCTTACTTAATGCTCAGGAA GAAGTATACTTTATCACAAGCATGGCAAGCTTTGAAACGAGTTCACCGTCGAGCACAACCCAATGATGGTTTTGCAAAGATCTTGTTAGAACTGGATCAGAAACTACATGGAAAGGTTTCGATGGAATGGCATCAGCGGAAACCAGTGATGAAAGTCTGCCCCATATGTGGGAATAATGCTGGACTAAGCAGCAGCTCACTCAAACTACATCTGCAGAAATCACATAGAAAGCTATCATCTGGGAGTGTAGATAGTGCCATGACTATGGAAATCCAGAAAGCATTAACAGCTTTGAAGATTAGCCGTGGTGGGAGTGTCAGCCCCACACAAAGATCATCTCATCCACTGATAGATCAATAG